A stretch of DNA from Gammaproteobacteria bacterium:
ATCGTCGGCCATACGGACTCAACCGGAGATGCTGCCTATAACCTCGCTTTGTCCGAGCGACGTGCGCAAGCGGTGGCCCAATACCTTCGTGCCAAGGGCATCGCCCCGCAACGCCTACAAGTATTCGGCGCCGGTGAAAACCAGCCAATCGCAAGCAATCAAACCGAGGCCGGCCGGGCGCTCAACCGACGCGTGGAACTGACCATTATTCCCATGCCGAAACAATAGGCATGCTGTCGAGCCGTGTCGGCACCAACACCGTGTAGTCCCACGTCAAGACAAGGGGTGCGGTGTCACTATTGAGGGGCGCGCCGTGTTCATTGCGGTGAACGGGTGAGTTCTTGCGGACCACGGTTTCCAAACGCAAAGCGGCACAGTCATCCCGCCCATGAATCGGCCACTTATCCAATACACGCGATGCCGCGTAAAGCGTGTCACCAGCAAAGGTGGGGGCCATGTGGCTCCCACCATTCATCGCGAGAATCTGCACGGCATTGGCGAGGCCGTTGTGACTCAAGGCCCGCGCCAATGACATCACATGCCCACCATACACCAGCCGACGGCCAAATCGACTGTTTTGCATTCGGTGCTCATTGAAATGCACCTGGGCGGTGTTTTGATAAAGCCTCGTGGCCATGACGTGTTCCGCTTCATCCACAGTCACGCCATCCACATGATCAATCCATTCACCCACCTGATAATCCTGCCACGTCAAATCACTCCCAGTGAGGGAAGCGCCCAGTCGCCGAAAGTCCGTGTGTGGCGCAACGTTTAAGTGCTCTGCGGAAACCATCGTCGAGAGGGTGGGGACCACGGCCGGCTCCATCGGTTGCGACGCTTCGCGTTTAGCCACCATCACCCAACGCACCCATGACAACACCTTGTCGCCATGTTGGTTATAAGCGCTAGAACGCACATAAACAATCCCTGTGGTGCCATTGCTATTTTCCTTCAAGCCAATGACGCGAGAGCTGACAAACAGCGTATCCCCAACAAATACCGGTGCGAGGAAGCGCACTTCTGCGTATCCCAGATTGGCCACAGCGTTCAAGGAAATGTCCGGGACGGTTTTGCCGAAGGCGATATGAAACACCAACATGTCATCAACCGGTGTGTCTTCAAAGCCAATGGCTCCGGCAACGGGTGCTGCACTATGCAACACGAAACGACTCCCGGTCAGCGCAATATAGAGCGAAACATCGCCCGCGGTAATGGTTCGAGGTGTGCCGTGCCGAATGACTTCATCGAGCGTGAAGTCCTCAAAAAATCGTCCGGTGGATGATTTATTCATGGTTATTTGCCCAATAAGTCGTCTTGGCCAAGCTTTTGCACTTGCTCATAGATATTGATCACCCGTAGCGCCCAATCATGCAAACTAGGTTCAATGAGGCGATCATCGATCACTGCCATACTTCGCCCCTGCGCCTGGGCCTCATCCAGCGCTTCAAGAACGGCACGGGCACGCTCCATATCTTCCTGCCGCGGCGTGAACGCATCATTGGTGTACGTCAGCTGCACCGGATGAATCACGGTTTTGCCATCAAACCCAAGATCGCGCGCCTGCCGACACGCAAATTCGCATGCCTCCACATTTTTCAAATCCAAATGGGGACCATCCACCACACATCGCCCATAAGCGCGCGCCGCCAAGACAACCATCGACAGACTGCCAAGTAAACCGAGTCGATCTTTGGTCATATTGATCTTAAGGCTATTGGCCAAATCCGTCGTCCCCATGATCATCGCCACAAGACGGTCGCTGCTCGCCGCAATTTCCTCGGCGTGCAATACCCCCTTTGGGGTTTCGATGTTCACCATGACAGATAATGTTTCGCCTCCCGCTGAATCGAGCGCGGCAATCGCATTGTGAACATCTTCGGCGCTTTCAATGCTCGGAAACAAGACGGCATCAATCGGCAATTTGGCAACTTCCATCAAGTCGGCAACGCCAAGTTCCGTGGTCAGCGGATTGATGCGCACCACTTTTTCCGAATAACCAAAGTCCGGATTTTTCAGCGCGTCCACCAGTTGGGCGCGAGCTTGTGCTTTTTTCGAGGCAGGCACAGATTCCTGCAGATCAAAAATCACTGAATCGGCAGGCAAGCCTCGAGCTTTCTCAATATGACGAGGCACATGTGCCGGTACGTATAACATGGTACGACGAGGTCGATATCTCTGTGTCATGACGACTCCTTTGCCAACATGGCAACCAATTGTTTTCTTAGTACCTTACCATTCTTGGTGCGAGGAAATTCGGTCATAAAATGAATTTTCTTTGGTGCTTTGTAGCGCGCCAAGTTTTTCTCACCATAAGCGAGCAATTCCGCCTCCGTCACTGACGTATTCGCATGCGGCACCACACAAAGCGCCACCAGCGTTTTGTCCGGCGCGATGGTTTCTCCGACCGCAACACAGTCAGCCACCGCCGGGTGCGTCTTCATTACACGCTCAACTTCGTGTGGCGACACACGATAGCCGAACGTGTTGATAATGTCGTCCTTGCGGCCCAGAAACCAGATATAGCCGTCCTTGTCTCGACGGGCATAATCGCCGGTAAAGAACCACCCATCGTGGCGCGCCTCACGCGTGGCTTCCGGCAACTTCCAATATTCCAAAAACAATCCCGGATCGTCGTCCGGAATACAAATCATACCCTCTTCGTCAACCTCCACTTCCTGCAAATTTTCATCCAACAAGTGAACATCATGACCAGGTTGAGGGAAACCCGCCGACCCCGGGCGAATAGGATGGTAGATGTTTTGTGAGATGTAGTAGGAAATTTCGCTCATCCCAATCGCTTCGTAGATATCTAGGCCAAATCGCTCCCGCCACGCATTGAGCATAGCATCTGACAAATGCTCTCCTGCACTCATACAATGACGCAAGCTCGGTACATCCTGACGTCCATAATTGGTTTTCTGAATGATTTGGCGATAAATGGTCGGCACACCGATAAAAGTGGTGCATTCGTGCTTGGCCATCAGACGAGGCCACAGGGTGGCGTCGTTTTTTCCTTCGTACACGATCACTGTCTTCCCATGGTACAACGGGTCCATCAGCGCTGAACCAAGCACATAGGTCCAGTTAAACTTGCCGGAATGAACAATTCGCTCATCTTCGACAAAATTAAACCAATAACGGCTGGCGGGCAGTCGGCCAATCAAAGCACGGTGACCGTGCAATACACCTTTCGGGAACCCGGTTGTCCCTGAGGTATACACCAGATAAGCCGGGTCATTGGCCAGTGTCTGCACGGCCGTCGTTATCGGTGAAACGCTCTCCAGCAGCGCATCGAGCGACATGAGCGTCAATGTCGCCGACGCTGTTTTCGGTATTGTGCTCGCCCCTGCCAGAAGCACATATTGAAGATTGGGCAATTCATCCAAGTGCGGCGCCAGTTCCGGCCACATATCTGCATGGGTCACCAATACGCGCGCACCTGAATCCTCCGCCAGATAGCGTACTTCACGCCCTGCAAGCAATGTCGAAGTCGGCACGGCGATGGCGCCAGCTTTCATCGCGCCAAAAAATGCCACGGGATAAGCCAAGGCATTCGGCAGACGAATCAGTACTCTATCGTTTCTCGACAGACCAAGTTCCTTGAGCACTCCGGCAAAACGACTTGAAGCATCAGCCAGCTCAGCATAGGTATAGCGGCTGGTCCCTCGTTGCTCATCTTCGACAATCATCGCAAGCCGCTGGCCAAAACCTTTCGAGACCTGCTCGTCAGTACATGCCACCCCAATGTTGAGATGTGTCGGCACCTGCCAGTGCCATTCGGCAATTGGTGGAAATTTTTGTGTCATGGCGCCTCCTTAGACCCGACCATACGGCCAGTTTTCCCGAATCACCTGCACTGGCAGACGCTTTAGAACATCCAACGCAAACGCCTTGTCTTCCGGTGCCAACGCATTTAACGCATTGGCCCGCAACAATGTTTGTAATGCCTTGCCAAACATCGGCGGGTCTAACATTTCACCTTCAAATCGAATGGCGCCGCCAAGCAACGCATCCGCATCGATAGCCGCCTTCAAAATGGCGACATTGCGGGCAATCGCCTTAGGTGAAGGTGTGAAAGCCACTTTACACAAATGAATATGATTCGGATGAATGACTTGCTTTCCCGTCAACCCCATCTGAGCCTCTTCCACCGCGTGAGCATGCACGATTTTTGACTCCCGATCGCCGTGGAGATCCAACCAGCGCCGGACATCCTCAGGTTCAATATAATCTGTTGGCATGGCATTTTTATTGATTAATACTTCGACCCCACCAATAACGCCCTTGCCTGCAATCCGCGCTTCCATCAGCAATAAATGCAAGTATGTGCGCAATTCATGAATCCAGTTCTCGGGCGTCAGGTGAATGGCCATGGCTTTGGAAAAATCGTGAATTCCGAAGACCACATGCTTGACGGTGTCATACTGCATAATGTCCGCCGCCAGTTTGAGAGATCGCGGGTGCTCGAAAATGGGTTGAATGGTGATCTGACTATTGACACCGACCAGCCAAGCGGACAGATCGCGAATTTCTGCCGCGCCATATACCTCCCCTGCTTTGGCCAGAATGATGACATCGATAAACTCCGCACAATCCCTGATCAATTCAAGATCCTTCTCATACTCAGGTGTCCGAAACGGATTGATCCTCAACGCAATTTGGAATTTTCGATTTGGATCAAACTTGGGCAACTCTTGACGAAGCAAAGCGCGGCTCATCTCCTTTTGCCGACATCCATCTTCAAGGTCAAACAAAAGCGTATTGGCCGGCGTTTTGTGGGCGTGCCGCCGCATACGCTCAGCGGCTTGCTCCATGGTTTCGTAAACCCCCTGTGCAGGAGAGTACTTCACCGGTGGATAATACAGTTGTATGCCAGGCCAAGGGCCGCCCAAGACCGTCGCTTCATCAATATGGGTCAAATAATCGTGTTTGTAATTCATGTTGCCTATTCCGGCTGATATGCCGCCTCCCTCTCAAGTCATCCGACCAGATGAGTACCACATTCAAACAAACATTTCAAATAAGTGTTTGACTCGTCATTTCAGGTTGAGCAAACTAGACTGATAACAACGACTGTGTCATCCAATAAACATAGCAGACATTCAAGGAGGCCTAAGTGAAAGTTCATCCGCGTCATGCCCTATTTGCTGGTGAGAAAACCTTTCCTGCCATTCCCTGCTGCGAACATTTCGCCGGCAAGGAAAAACTCATCCGAAAAGCACTGGCATTACAAAACGAGATAGGGCCGGTTTTTGACATCACTTGCGACTGCGAAGATGGCGCCGCCGCAGGGCAAGAACGAGCACACGCGGAAATGGTCGCCGCAATACTTGCCTCGGATGCCAATGTCCACCATCGGGCTGGCGTGCGCATTCATGACTATTCACATCCACACTGGAAGCAAGATCTTGAGATTATCTTACCGATCATT
This window harbors:
- a CDS encoding MaoC family dehydratase, with translation MNKSSTGRFFEDFTLDEVIRHGTPRTITAGDVSLYIALTGSRFVLHSAAPVAGAIGFEDTPVDDMLVFHIAFGKTVPDISLNAVANLGYAEVRFLAPVFVGDTLFVSSRVIGLKENSNGTTGIVYVRSSAYNQHGDKVLSWVRWVMVAKREASQPMEPAVVPTLSTMVSAEHLNVAPHTDFRRLGASLTGSDLTWQDYQVGEWIDHVDGVTVDEAEHVMATRLYQNTAQVHFNEHRMQNSRFGRRLVYGGHVMSLARALSHNGLANAVQILAMNGGSHMAPTFAGDTLYAASRVLDKWPIHGRDDCAALRLETVVRKNSPVHRNEHGAPLNSDTAPLVLTWDYTVLVPTRLDSMPIVSAWE
- a CDS encoding CoA ester lyase → MTQRYRPRRTMLYVPAHVPRHIEKARGLPADSVIFDLQESVPASKKAQARAQLVDALKNPDFGYSEKVVRINPLTTELGVADLMEVAKLPIDAVLFPSIESAEDVHNAIAALDSAGGETLSVMVNIETPKGVLHAEEIAASSDRLVAMIMGTTDLANSLKINMTKDRLGLLGSLSMVVLAARAYGRCVVDGPHLDLKNVEACEFACRQARDLGFDGKTVIHPVQLTYTNDAFTPRQEDMERARAVLEALDEAQAQGRSMAVIDDRLIEPSLHDWALRVINIYEQVQKLGQDDLLGK
- a CDS encoding acyl-CoA synthetase, whose translation is MTQKFPPIAEWHWQVPTHLNIGVACTDEQVSKGFGQRLAMIVEDEQRGTSRYTYAELADASSRFAGVLKELGLSRNDRVLIRLPNALAYPVAFFGAMKAGAIAVPTSTLLAGREVRYLAEDSGARVLVTHADMWPELAPHLDELPNLQYVLLAGASTIPKTASATLTLMSLDALLESVSPITTAVQTLANDPAYLVYTSGTTGFPKGVLHGHRALIGRLPASRYWFNFVEDERIVHSGKFNWTYVLGSALMDPLYHGKTVIVYEGKNDATLWPRLMAKHECTTFIGVPTIYRQIIQKTNYGRQDVPSLRHCMSAGEHLSDAMLNAWRERFGLDIYEAIGMSEISYYISQNIYHPIRPGSAGFPQPGHDVHLLDENLQEVEVDEEGMICIPDDDPGLFLEYWKLPEATREARHDGWFFTGDYARRDKDGYIWFLGRKDDIINTFGYRVSPHEVERVMKTHPAVADCVAVGETIAPDKTLVALCVVPHANTSVTEAELLAYGEKNLARYKAPKKIHFMTEFPRTKNGKVLRKQLVAMLAKESS
- a CDS encoding aldolase, which codes for MNYKHDYLTHIDEATVLGGPWPGIQLYYPPVKYSPAQGVYETMEQAAERMRRHAHKTPANTLLFDLEDGCRQKEMSRALLRQELPKFDPNRKFQIALRINPFRTPEYEKDLELIRDCAEFIDVIILAKAGEVYGAAEIRDLSAWLVGVNSQITIQPIFEHPRSLKLAADIMQYDTVKHVVFGIHDFSKAMAIHLTPENWIHELRTYLHLLLMEARIAGKGVIGGVEVLINKNAMPTDYIEPEDVRRWLDLHGDRESKIVHAHAVEEAQMGLTGKQVIHPNHIHLCKVAFTPSPKAIARNVAILKAAIDADALLGGAIRFEGEMLDPPMFGKALQTLLRANALNALAPEDKAFALDVLKRLPVQVIRENWPYGRV